In Paenacidovorax monticola, the genomic window GATCACGATGTCGCCCGCCGTGGCAGCCAGGCTTTCCACCGGGCAGGTGCAGGTGATGTCGCCCACGGTGCGAAAGCGCACGTCGCGCGTGACGATCTGCTCGCCCTCGCGCGGCGGCGTGAGTTCAGTCACCGGCACGAGAAGGCCCTTGCGCTCCACCACCTGGCGTTGGTGCGTGTAGTACAGCGAGGGCAGGCCGACGTTCTCGCGCTCGATGTACTGCCACACGTCCAGTTCGGTCCAGTTGCTGATCGGGAACACGCGGAAATGCTCGCCCGGTGCCAGGCGCGTGTTGAACAGCGTCCACAGCTCGGGGCGCTGGGCCTTGGGCTGCCATTGGCCGAAGCTGTCGCGGTGGCTGAAGATGCGTTCCTTGGCGCGGGCCTTCTCCTCGTCGCGGCGGGCGCCGCCGATCAGCGCGTCGAAGCGGAACTCCTCGATCGCCTCGAGCAGCGTGACCGACTGGTGCACGTTGCGCGACTC contains:
- the cysD gene encoding sulfate adenylyltransferase subunit CysD, with product MNARTEPQVLSQLSNRHLDALEEETIFILREVAAAFERPALLFSGGKDSLVMLKCAEKAFGAGRIPYPLLMIDTGHNFPEVTDFRDFRAKELGAELIVRSVEDSMARGTVRLAHPGESRNVHQSVTLLEAIEEFRFDALIGGARRDEEKARAKERIFSHRDSFGQWQPKAQRPELWTLFNTRLAPGEHFRVFPISNWTELDVWQYIERENVGLPSLYYTHQRQVVERKGLLVPVTELTPPREGEQIVTRDVRFRTVGDITCTCPVESLAATAGDIVIETLAADVSERGATRMDDKTSDASMEKRKKDGYF